The following proteins are encoded in a genomic region of Dialister hominis:
- a CDS encoding IreB family regulatory phosphoprotein, which produces MSVSDETILFNKNADEGENTQASMILQEVYAALKEAGHNPTVQLVGYLVSGEPTYITSRHDARKLISGIERDELVEELVRFYIKHKGL; this is translated from the coding sequence ATGTCAGTCTCTGATGAAACAATTTTATTTAATAAAAATGCCGACGAAGGTGAAAACACACAGGCATCTATGATTTTGCAGGAAGTGTATGCTGCTCTTAAGGAAGCCGGGCATAATCCAACCGTTCAGCTTGTCGGATATTTGGTATCTGGAGAACCGACATATATTACCAGCAGGCATGATGCAAGAAAGCTTATCTCAGGCATTGAAAGAGATGAACTTGTAGAAGAATTAGTCAGATTCTATATAAAGCATAAGGGTCTCTGA
- a CDS encoding DUF1292 domain-containing protein, protein MENKTEESIIVTIDDTEGNSRDFVQDMVIPFDGKEFAVLVSIPESMDSEEEPDIILARIDKDQDGEVVYVSPTDEEYDAVAEIYNAM, encoded by the coding sequence ATGGAAAATAAAACCGAAGAATCAATCATCGTGACAATCGACGATACGGAAGGGAATTCCAGAGATTTTGTGCAGGATATGGTAATACCGTTTGACGGCAAGGAGTTTGCCGTTCTGGTATCGATTCCTGAAAGCATGGATTCTGAAGAAGAACCCGATATCATATTAGCCAGAATTGACAAGGATCAGGACGGAGAAGTCGTTTACGTATCTCCAACTGATGAAGAATATGACGCTGTCGCTGAAATCTATAATGCCATGTAA
- the ruvX gene encoding Holliday junction resolvase RuvX codes for MRIMSLDVGSQTIGVAVSDLFGWTAQGVETIRHTTREKDFARLWELTDQYKVEEFVLGLPLNMNGTKGMRAERTEEFAHELEEAFPDIPWRFWDERLTTVMAQKELIAANVSRKKRKKVIDKMAAVVILEDYLHYLALNGGKK; via the coding sequence ATGCGTATTATGAGTCTTGATGTTGGTTCTCAAACGATCGGCGTTGCTGTAAGTGACCTTTTTGGCTGGACGGCTCAGGGAGTTGAAACCATCCGGCATACTACGAGAGAAAAGGATTTCGCAAGACTTTGGGAGCTCACGGATCAGTATAAAGTGGAAGAGTTCGTATTGGGCCTGCCTTTAAACATGAACGGTACTAAAGGTATGCGCGCTGAGCGTACTGAAGAATTTGCCCATGAGCTGGAAGAGGCTTTTCCTGACATTCCCTGGAGATTCTGGGATGAAAGGCTTACAACTGTTATGGCGCAAAAAGAGCTGATTGCTGCGAATGTGAGCAGGAAGAAGCGGAAGAAAGTTATTGATAAAATGGCAGCAGTAGTTATTCTCGAGGATTACCTGCATTATCTCGCTCTGAATGGCGGGAAAAAGTAA
- a CDS encoding ATP-binding protein produces the protein MKIIDLRLDHYGIYRKASWKPSQNSLNVIMGENESGKTTMLRFIRDMIFGYGRGKWQGKTGSIEFVRSDGQEYKVIRDEKERWFENSDHVKFEEELPALWWHGLNRFMYEKIFAIGLEDLQGLSFLSNDSVRSRFFMLQGGDKISTVKKLAHDNKEKLLVSSPQGKRKINLLIGELDDVSQQLDALANQEKDFSDLQKKQDLLKKQIEELQQKLNADKEKDRTLEKRLGAWEYYKRACEIKRQLDLSMQVKMFPTNGKDKWNEIMNRMKSIHDQKESLQAKLDEYTPIEKEKVIPWAGMADELEKLYVDIGQWRQTIEDADRLEKEHKNWEIDFVNMGYQLPLWDHPLDLKEPCVNVNWEEGRRLAQSVGVRKNELYFWQQREPEVEQLEDKPENSDTEQSENEWKNFEEMAKSLEGILHQRTDINHSIEEAQSRKDRKYTVWFWIGICLIAASAASVVAFYMAMIGYAALYGAAAGIVLGAVALMVNSHIVNKKAHLLQKYNDELADLEAKRKDIASHFPGQVPESVEDLQAFQNLVQQKRTDFYKDQARRQAVSWKRETVRKQQAQHEKWVTEGKELNEKAQQINTEWSKWLKANKLPETDAENLSLLQEQWQRIFSEEGKGKILALRLEHIDAKLDAFAKRAVSIIRSSGIDYPVTPDSIADIYEENQRRMLEWQGILEKNRQHEAYQKEMAKLNDSWNSCQNEAKVLMDLVNAKNAEEFAEKVEAYEHHDQILKEWKTVQQDLRLYAGSEESFTQLWDSLKTGQYDDWMSEHQKLSKCIAEEDSELGELRKNQGAVENEIFRLADDNTITETLQKKEKIEAELKSALEEWLVYMYLEKVLEKTQSAYESGKQPKIIEKANGFLREMTHGRYTLTVSSDGKDIGIIDKDNQVRDPKIWSSGTGDQVYLAIRLAMALSFGEQIEPLPIVLDDIFVRFDEKRQEDTLRFLMDLGKTQQIFLFTCHAQTMKIAKRIGEEKNTGKFIYLKSGEIFELAQA, from the coding sequence ATGAAGATCATTGATTTGCGGTTGGATCATTATGGCATATACAGGAAAGCATCCTGGAAGCCCTCTCAAAATTCGCTCAATGTCATTATGGGAGAAAATGAGAGCGGCAAGACCACCATGCTCCGTTTTATCCGTGACATGATATTTGGTTACGGCAGAGGAAAGTGGCAGGGCAAGACAGGAAGTATTGAATTTGTCAGATCGGATGGACAGGAATATAAAGTCATCCGCGATGAAAAGGAACGCTGGTTTGAAAATTCAGACCATGTAAAATTTGAGGAAGAACTTCCTGCCCTGTGGTGGCATGGCCTGAACCGTTTCATGTATGAAAAAATTTTTGCCATAGGTCTTGAAGATCTGCAGGGCTTGTCCTTCTTGTCCAATGATTCTGTAAGAAGCCGTTTTTTCATGCTGCAGGGCGGAGATAAAATTTCTACAGTGAAGAAACTGGCTCATGACAATAAGGAAAAACTGCTGGTTTCTTCCCCGCAGGGAAAGAGAAAGATTAATTTGCTGATCGGGGAGCTCGATGATGTCAGCCAGCAGCTCGATGCTTTGGCCAATCAGGAAAAAGACTTTTCCGATCTGCAGAAAAAGCAGGATCTGCTGAAGAAACAGATTGAAGAACTTCAGCAAAAACTGAATGCGGATAAAGAGAAAGATAGAACATTAGAGAAAAGGCTGGGCGCCTGGGAATATTATAAAAGGGCCTGCGAGATTAAAAGACAGCTGGATTTATCCATGCAGGTCAAAATGTTCCCGACGAACGGAAAAGACAAGTGGAACGAGATCATGAACCGTATGAAGAGCATTCATGACCAAAAAGAGTCCCTGCAGGCAAAGCTTGATGAATATACACCGATTGAAAAAGAGAAAGTCATTCCCTGGGCGGGCATGGCAGACGAACTTGAAAAGCTCTATGTAGATATCGGACAGTGGCGTCAGACAATAGAAGATGCAGATCGTCTTGAAAAAGAGCATAAGAACTGGGAAATTGATTTCGTCAACATGGGTTACCAGCTGCCGCTCTGGGATCATCCGCTGGATTTAAAGGAACCCTGTGTCAATGTCAATTGGGAAGAAGGCCGCCGTTTAGCACAAAGTGTAGGCGTCAGGAAAAACGAGCTGTATTTTTGGCAGCAGAGAGAGCCTGAAGTTGAACAGCTGGAAGATAAGCCGGAAAATTCCGATACGGAACAGAGCGAAAACGAGTGGAAGAACTTTGAGGAAATGGCCAAGAGCCTTGAAGGAATCCTGCATCAGAGAACGGATATCAATCATTCGATAGAAGAAGCGCAAAGCAGAAAAGACAGAAAATACACTGTCTGGTTCTGGATCGGCATATGCCTTATTGCAGCCTCTGCGGCTTCCGTTGTTGCTTTCTATATGGCCATGATTGGTTATGCAGCTCTTTACGGAGCGGCAGCAGGAATCGTTCTTGGAGCGGTTGCGCTTATGGTCAACAGCCATATTGTGAATAAAAAAGCACATCTCCTGCAGAAGTATAATGATGAGCTGGCCGATCTTGAAGCGAAGCGGAAAGACATTGCATCCCATTTCCCCGGCCAGGTTCCTGAATCCGTAGAGGATCTCCAGGCTTTCCAGAATCTGGTCCAGCAGAAGCGGACTGATTTCTATAAGGACCAGGCCCGGCGGCAGGCTGTTTCATGGAAAAGGGAGACCGTGCGCAAGCAGCAGGCCCAGCATGAAAAGTGGGTTACAGAGGGCAAAGAGCTCAATGAAAAAGCACAGCAGATCAATACGGAGTGGAGCAAATGGCTGAAAGCCAATAAACTTCCGGAAACGGATGCTGAAAATTTGTCCCTGCTCCAGGAACAGTGGCAGAGAATTTTCTCTGAAGAGGGGAAAGGAAAGATCCTTGCACTTCGTCTGGAACATATTGATGCAAAGCTCGATGCTTTTGCCAAGAGGGCGGTATCTATCATCCGGTCCTCCGGTATTGATTATCCTGTGACACCGGACAGCATTGCCGATATTTATGAAGAGAATCAGAGAAGAATGCTTGAATGGCAGGGGATTCTTGAGAAAAACCGCCAGCATGAAGCATATCAGAAGGAAATGGCAAAGCTGAATGATTCCTGGAATTCCTGCCAGAATGAAGCGAAAGTGCTGATGGACCTGGTCAATGCAAAGAATGCGGAAGAGTTTGCTGAAAAGGTTGAAGCATATGAACACCATGACCAGATATTGAAGGAGTGGAAAACGGTTCAGCAGGATCTTCGCCTGTATGCCGGAAGCGAAGAGAGCTTCACTCAGTTATGGGATTCCCTGAAGACCGGGCAGTATGATGACTGGATGAGCGAGCATCAGAAGCTTTCCAAATGCATTGCCGAGGAAGACAGCGAACTCGGTGAACTCCGCAAGAATCAGGGCGCAGTTGAGAATGAAATCTTCAGGCTGGCCGATGACAATACCATCACTGAAACTCTTCAGAAGAAAGAAAAAATCGAGGCTGAACTTAAATCAGCACTCGAGGAATGGCTTGTCTATATGTATCTAGAGAAGGTTCTGGAAAAAACGCAGTCAGCGTATGAGTCCGGCAAGCAGCCGAAGATCATTGAAAAGGCGAATGGTTTCCTGCGTGAAATGACTCACGGCAGATATACATTGACGGTTTCCAGTGATGGAAAAGACATTGGGATTATTGACAAGGATAATCAGGTGAGGGATCCTAAAATCTGGTCCTCAGGAACAGGAGACCAGGTTTATCTGGCGATCCGTCTTGCCATGGCGTTGTCATTTGGTGAGCAGATTGAACCGCTTCCCATTGTCCTGGATGATATTTTCGTCAGATTTGACGAGAAGCGTCAGGAAGATACCCTGCGTTTCCTGATGGATCTCGGAAAGACACAGCAGATCTTCCTTTTCACCTGTCATGCACAGACGATGAAGATTGCAAAGCGCATCGGGGAAGAAAAAAATACGGGCAAGTTCATCTATCTCAAATCAGGTGAGATATTTGAACTTGCCCAGGCATAA
- a CDS encoding metallophosphoesterase family protein, translated as MHLGEPFGDVRLGGSGPWNEQISKSTFKAFEKVVDAAIDNRVDAILISGDVYNSDHHSLAAQMAFARELYRAAENGIETFIVHGNHDPEEAWRADIPLPDMVHIFSSSEVQALPLMKDGEKAATIYGISYKTRHVGTDLAQGFHHNPEDGFAIGMLHTDVGSASGNYAPCTIEELKNSGIDYWALGHIHTRKTLSVKPYVVYPGNIQGLNISEIGPRGCYLVDVGAYGTVTLKFIESDVIRWMDMVIDISNLKQIGELITEISRRRAGLKELTGRPSMVRIVLTGSGPLHEMVSSDDGQEYILQTLNEKEQFRFLFAYFIKIDDNTRPDINLKERRQIPDIVGTYLRTYDIWNDLPAEEKKKALRKIVEEQPEIMRYSKLVKSLNDDILVRAFRKAELLGAEMLTEEEANNEDH; from the coding sequence TTGCACTTAGGCGAACCATTTGGAGATGTACGCCTTGGCGGCAGTGGTCCATGGAATGAACAGATCAGCAAATCGACCTTTAAGGCATTTGAGAAGGTTGTGGATGCTGCGATCGATAACCGGGTAGATGCTATTTTGATTTCCGGTGATGTATATAATAGTGATCATCATAGTCTGGCAGCGCAAATGGCCTTTGCCCGTGAATTGTACCGTGCGGCTGAAAATGGCATTGAAACTTTTATAGTACATGGAAATCACGATCCGGAAGAGGCCTGGCGTGCCGATATCCCGCTGCCGGATATGGTGCATATTTTTTCCTCCAGCGAAGTGCAGGCTCTGCCATTGATGAAAGATGGAGAAAAAGCTGCAACTATTTATGGAATCAGCTACAAGACAAGACATGTGGGGACTGATCTCGCTCAAGGATTTCATCATAATCCGGAAGACGGATTTGCAATCGGCATGCTCCATACAGATGTTGGATCGGCATCAGGGAATTATGCGCCCTGCACGATTGAAGAACTTAAGAATTCCGGGATTGATTACTGGGCACTGGGTCATATACACACAAGAAAAACTTTGTCAGTAAAACCGTATGTCGTGTATCCCGGCAATATCCAGGGACTTAACATAAGTGAAATAGGGCCGAGGGGCTGTTACCTGGTCGATGTGGGCGCCTATGGAACTGTAACGCTGAAATTCATTGAATCAGACGTTATACGATGGATGGATATGGTCATAGATATATCCAATTTAAAGCAGATTGGAGAGCTTATTACCGAAATATCCAGAAGGAGAGCCGGCCTTAAGGAACTTACAGGCAGACCCAGCATGGTGCGCATTGTGCTTACAGGAAGCGGTCCTCTCCATGAGATGGTATCAAGCGATGATGGGCAGGAATATATTCTCCAGACATTGAATGAAAAAGAGCAATTCAGATTCCTTTTTGCATATTTCATTAAAATCGATGATAATACACGCCCGGATATCAACCTGAAAGAAAGAAGACAGATACCAGATATTGTTGGCACATACCTTCGTACGTATGATATCTGGAATGATCTCCCCGCCGAGGAAAAGAAAAAAGCATTAAGAAAAATCGTTGAAGAACAGCCCGAAATCATGAGGTACAGCAAGTTGGTCAAATCACTCAATGATGATATTCTTGTCCGTGCTTTTCGAAAGGCAGAGCTCTTAGGCGCTGAGATGCTGACTGAGGAGGAAGCAAATAATGAAGATCATTGA